In a genomic window of Cardiocondyla obscurior isolate alpha-2009 linkage group LG08, Cobs3.1, whole genome shotgun sequence:
- the Cpsf2 gene encoding probable cleavage and polyadenylation specificity factor subunit 2: MTSIIKLHAISGAMNESPPCYILQVDELRILLDCGWDENFDQDFIKELKRHVHQIDAVLLSYPDPLHLGALPYLVGKCGLNCPIYATIPVYKMGQMFMYDIYQSRHNMEDFDLFTLDDVDAAFDKIVQLKYNQSISMKGKGYGVTLTPLPAGHMIGGTIWKIVKVGEEDIIYAVDFNHKKERHLNGCELERLQRPSLLITDAFNATYQQARRRTRDEKLMTNILQTLRGGGNVLVSVDTAGRVLELAHMLDQLWRNKESGLLAYSLALLNNVSYNVVEFAKSQIEWMSDKLMRSFEGARNNPFQFKHLQLCHSMAELNQVPSPKVVLASTPDMECGFSRELFLQWCTNPQNSIILTSRTSPGTLARDLVEKGGNRNITLEVRRRVRLEGIELEEYQKREKLKQEQMKQEQMETADVSSESEDEIEVGSGRGKHDLLVKQESKPGFFKQSKKQHPMFPFVEEKIKIDEYGEIIKPEDYKIAEAVPEVEDNKENIEMKQEEANYHPEVAMDIPTKCVQVSRTMTVNAAVTYIDFEGRSDGESLQKILAQLRPRRVVLVRGSPKDTEILAQQAQSTGARVFIPGKGETLDATTETHIYQVRLTDALVSGLNFSKGKGDSEVAWVDAMIMARDQICRDAIADTESENAIDESDKILTLEPLPLNEVPGHQTTFINELKLSDFKQILNRSNIPSEFSGGVLWCCNNTIAVRRHEGGKVILEGCISEDYYKVRDLLYDQYAIV; encoded by the exons atgacaTCTATTATAAAACTTCATGCTATCTCTGGGGCTATGAATGAATCTCCACCTTGCTATATATTGCAAGTGGATGAACTGAGAATATTATTAGACTGTGGATGGGATGAAAACTTTGATCAAGactttataaaagaattaaaaag ACATGTACATCAGATTGATGCAGTATTGCTCTCATATCCAGATCCCCTACATTTAGGTGCATTACCATATCTAGTAGGTAAATGTGGCTTAAATTGTCCCATATATGCTACCATACCTGTCTACAAAATGGGTCAAATGTTTATGTATGATATATATcag TCGCGTCACAATATGGAAGATTTTGATCTATTTACTTTGGACGACGTTGATGCTgcatttgataaaattgttcaactaaaatataatcaGAGTATATCAATGAAAGGTAAAGGCTATGGTGTTACATTAACACCCTTGCCAGCAGGCCATATGATTGGTGGGACAATTTGGAAAATTGTCAAAGTTGGAGAAGAGGACATAATATATGCTGTAGactttaatcataaaaaagaaCGTCACCTAAATGGTTGTGAATTGGAAAGGTTACAGAGACCGTCGCTACTGATAACAGATGCCTTTAATGCCACATACCAACAAGCTAGACGAAGAACAAgggatgaaaaattaatga CTAATATCTTACAAACATTACGAGGCGGTGGAAACGTATTGGTCAGTGTAGACACTGCTGGTCGTGTATTAGAATTGGCACACATGTTGGATCAGCTGTGGCGTAATAAGGAATCCGGATTACTTGCTTATTCATTAGCACTTCTTAATAACGTGAGCTACAATGTTGTAGAATTTGCAAAATCACAAATTGAATGGATGAGTGATAAATTAATGAGAAGCTTTGAAGGTGCGCGCAACAATCCATTTcaatttaaacatttacaaCTTTGTCATAGTATGGCTGAATTGAATCAAGTTCCAAGCccaaag gTGGTTCTCGCAAGTACTCCTGATATGGAATGCGGATTTTCccgtgaattatttttacagtgGTGTACTAATCCACAAAACAGTATTATATTAACGAGTAGGACGTCTCCTGGTACACTTGCTAGAGATTTAGTAGAGAAAGGAGGTAATCGAAATATTACCCTGGAAGTAAGAAGACGAGTGAGACTCGAAGGAATTGAACTGGAAGAATAtcagaaaagagaaaagttaaAACAGGAACAGATGAAACAGGAGCAAAT ggAAACTGCGGACGTAAGTTCCGAATCGGAAGACGAAATAGAAGTTGGTAGCGGGAGGGGAAAACACGATTTACTAGTAAAGCAGGAAAGTAAACCTGgcttttttaaacaaagtaaaaagCAACATCCTATGTTTCCATTTgtggaagaaaaaattaaaatagacgaATATGGAGAAATCATAAA accAGAGGATTATAAAATAGCAGAGGCAGTACCCGAGGTGgaagataataaagaaaatatagaaATGAAGCAGGAAGAAGCGAATTATCATCCAGAAGTAGCTATGGATATTCCGACGAAATGCGTACAAGTTTCGCGTACGATGACTGTTAATGCGGCGGTAACGTATATAGATTTTGAAGGTAGATCTGACGGTGAATCTCTACAGAAAATTTTAGCACAGCTAAGACCGAGAAGAGTTGTCTTAGTTAGAGGTTCGCCTAAAGATACGGAGATACTCGCACAACAAGCGCAAAGTACCGGTGCAAGAGTATTTATTCCCGGCAAAGGAGAGACGTTAGACGCCACAACGGAAACACACATTTATCaa GTACGTTTAACTGACGCTCTAGTAAGCGGATTGAATTTCTCAAAAGGTAAGGGCGATTCGGAAGTGGCATGGGTAGACGCAATGATAATGGCGCGTGATCAAATTTGTCGAGATGCAATTGCTGATACTGAATCTGAAAACGCAATTGACGAAAGTGACAAAATACTGACTTTAGAACCTTTGCCATTGAAtgag GTTCCCGGTCATCAAACtacatttataaatgaattaaaattatccgaTTTTAAACAGATCCTGAATAGAAGTAATATTCCATCGGAATTTAGCGGAGGAGTATTATGGTGTTGCAATAACACTATAGCCGTTAGAAGG catGAAGGTGGGAAAGTAATATTGGAAGGCTGCATTTCTGAGGATTACTACAAAGTTCGAGACCTATTGTATGATCAATATGCAATTGTATAG